From a single Osmerus mordax isolate fOsmMor3 chromosome 14, fOsmMor3.pri, whole genome shotgun sequence genomic region:
- the si:dkey-31c13.1 gene encoding uncharacterized protein si:dkey-31c13.1 isoform X1: MFPLKIINIFICESLQQVNDRICQVEASTFVKYVVYSMDKGFTEDWKPQSKNKVYWEWLKGKDTPCIPFDGVPFMFIGQKVMGCHRGREKDSTKKQRYIEARAKATKEEMEARKGKKGKRVHLIQTKKLSCPAKVAVTRIAKFNGFKLDTDRVREKKAKSMAIRQALLVDPASVEWKILYYVRVPNISDHVGHPIGKGADDVDDRVRDYIRSMVKRGVTRVQEMKVHMVKYVRTELFKDGAAPPHRKYFPTQRTIRDIMTQTRTEENFTKIDLANLVSLSNSWKEEAPQTSYLFRTQSETQNMLLCYQTEWQRALLHLYGGEVFFLDSAYKRARLPLPLYLVCVRTNASLVAVGMFVVQSRSAEALKDALGVFRQWNPGWSPAYCLTEDCPVEMEAVEAVFSGSLAVYNDFLRERTWTQWLGNRARGVTDQAEVLEKMKAIAGALTKDDHRRALWHLQESSIWSQRPLFRNWFSKKWLTEEKRWVSVARAEQVNLVSIMNGGMQLQKEFFSHQDLRVHKSSSLSHILRFLASDLFPQMLQRYSNLNSQSSREFILNPKIPPFLWHRPRTVVSWMMDKMESAVQCLFSQVEVVGEGIFRAWSSSEDGSSHMHLVRFGSETSLPSCGCEDWVSQRLPCEHFCQVFRLLPDWGWEHLSPLYRDHPLLTLHTPQPSEVEGAVAELVDPASLDPCPDWDGPEVIVPSTPLVLSPATPQAQPTSQVLLLTPATPVLSCPSVARVLDSTPAASDRDELQRECESRLKSVMEDVKKIRDLDQLQELRQKLEVLQAQTQRIASAQTARSPQTTGGLVGKRKRAGVDIIVAMPKRVNVLSRIDYENVQK, from the exons ATGTTTCCGTTAAAGATTATCAACATTTTCATCTGTGAATCGTTACAACAGGTCAATGACCGGATCTGCCAAGTCGAAGCGTCAACTTTTGTCAAATACGTTGTCTACTCAATGGATAAAGGTTTCACTGAAG ATTGGAAACCCCAAAGTAAAAACAAAGTGTACTGGGAATGGCTGAAGGGCAAAGACACTCCCTGCATCCCTTTCGACGGCGTTCCTTTTATGTTTATCGGACAGAAGGTTATGGGGTGCCATCGCGGCCGTGAGAAGGACAGCACAAAGAAGCAGCGTTACATTGAAGCCAGAGCGAAG GCAACCAAGGAAGAAATGGAAGcaaggaaaggaaagaaggggaagagagttCACTTGATTCAAACTAAGAAGTTGTCCTGCCCTGCCAAAGTAGCAGTCACTCGCATTGCCAAGTTTAATGGGTTCAAG CTGGATACGGATCGAGTGCGAGAGAAGAAGGCTAAGTCCATGGCCATCAGACAAGCGCTCCTGGTGGACCCAGCCTCAGTGGAGTGGAAGATCCTGTACTATGTAAGAGTGCCTAACATCTCGGACCACGTGGGCCACCCTATTGGAAAG GGGGCGGACGACGTGGACGACCGTGTGAGGGACTACATCCGCTCCATGGTGAAGCGGGGCGTGACCCGGGTGCAGGAGATGAAGGTCCACATGGTGAAGTACGTGAGGACAGAGCTGTTCAAGGACGGGGCTGCCCCTCCACACAGGAAGTACTTCCCCACCCAGAGGACCATCAGGGACATCATGACTCAAACTCGAACAGAGGAGAACTTCACCAAGATTGACCTTGCCAACCTTGTG tCTCTATCAAACAGCTGGAAAGAGGAGGCGCCCCAGACCAGCTACCTCTTCAGGACGCAGTCGGAGACCCAGAACATGTTGCTATGCTACCAGACCGAGTGGCAACGGGCGCTGCTGCATCTCTACGGCGGCGAGGTCTTCTTCCTGGACTCCGCCTACAAGCGGGCGCGCCTGCCCCTGCCGCTGTACCTCGTGTGCGTGCGCACCAACGCCAGCCTGGTGGCCGTGGGGATGTTCGTGGTGCAGTcccgcagcgccgaggcgctgAAGGACGCGCTGGGCGTGTTCAGGCAGTGGAATCCGGGATGGAGCCCTGCGTACTGCCTCACTGAGGACTGCCCTGTGGAgatggaggctgtggaggccgTCTTCTCTG GCTCTTTGGCGGTCTACAACGACTTCCTGAGGGAGAGGACGTGGACCCAGTGGCTGGGCAACCGAGCCCGTGGAGTCACAGACCAGGCCGAGGTGTTGGAGAAGATGAAAGCCATCGCTGGGGCACTGACCAAAGACGACCACAGGAGGGCGCTGTGGCACCTCCAGGAGAGCTCCATCTGGTCACAGAGACCTCTCTTCAGGAACTGGTTCTCTAAAAAGTGGCTGACAGAAGAGAAG AGGTGGGTGAGCGTGGCGCGGGCTGAGCAAGTGAACCTGGTGTCCATCATGAATGGAGGAATGCAGCTCCAGAAGGAGTTCTTCTCCCACCAGGACCTGCGAGTCCACAAGAGCAGCTCCCTCAGTCACATCCTGCGTTTCCTGGCCAGTGACCTCTTCCCTCAGATGCTCCAGAg ATACAGCAACCTCAACAGCCAGTCCTCCAGAGAGTTCATCCTCAATCCCAaaatccctcccttcctgtggCACCGGCCCAGAACGGTGGTTTCCTGGATGATGGACAAAATGGAGTCGGCCGTCCAGTGTCTGTTTTCGCAGGTGGAGGTTGTGGGCGAGGGGATCTTCAGGGCCTGGAGCAGCTCTGAGGACGGGTCGAGCCACATGCACCTGGTCCGATTCGGCTCAGAGACCAGCCTGCCGTCGTGCGGGTGTGAGGACTGGGTGAGTCAGCGCCTACCCTGTGAACACTTCTGCCAGGTGTTTAGGCTGCTTccagactggggctgggagcaCCTCAGCCCCCTCTACAGGGACCACCCCCtgctcaccctccacacccctcaacCCTCAGAGGTGGAAGGGGCCGTTGCAGAGCTCGTGGACCCCGCGTCCCTGGATCCCTGCCCGGACTGGGATGGCCCAGAGGTCATAGTTCCGTCCACCCCTCTGGTTCTGTCCCCCGCTACCCCACAGGCCCAACCCACCTCCCAGGTTCTGCTCCTCACGCCAGCCACCCCAGTTCTGTCTTGCCCGTCTGTGGCGAGGGTTCTGGACAGCACGCCAGCCGCCAGCGACCGGGATGAGCTGCAGAGGGAGTGTGAGTCCAGACTCAAGTCTGTCATGGAGGACGTGAAGAAGATCAGAGACTTGGACCAGCTCCAGGAGCTGCGGCAGAAACTGGAGGTTTTGCAGGCGCAGACCCAGAGGATAGCCTCTGCCCAGACCGCTCGCTCTCCCCAGACTACTGGGGGGCTCGTGGGCAAGAGAAAGAGGGCAGGGGTGGACATCATCGTAGCAATGCCAAAGCGTGTCAATGTCCTCTCCAGAATCGATTATGAGAATGTTCAGAAATAA
- the si:dkey-31c13.1 gene encoding uncharacterized protein si:dkey-31c13.1 isoform X2, translating to MFPLKIINIFICESLQQVNDRICQVEASTFVKYVVYSMDKGFTEDWKPQSKNKVYWEWLKGKDTPCIPFDGVPFMFIGQKVMGCHRGREKDSTKKQRYIEARAKATKEEMEARKGKKGKRVHLIQTKKLSCPAKVAVTRIAKFNGFKLDTDRVREKKAKSMAIRQALLVDPASVEWKILYYVRVPNISDHVGHPIGKGADDVDDRVRDYIRSMVKRGVTRVQEMKVHMVKYVRTELFKDGAAPPHRKYFPTQRTIRDIMTQTRTEENFTKIDLANLVSLSNSWKEEAPQTSYLFRTQSETQNMLLCYQTEWQRALLHLYGGEVFFLDSAYKRARLPLPLYLVCVRTNASLVAVGMFVVQSRSAEALKDALGVFRQWNPGWSPAYCLTEDCPVEMEAVEAVFSGSLAVYNDFLRERTWTQWLGNRARGVTDQAEVLEKMKAIAGALTKDDHRRALWHLQESSIWSQRPLFRNWFSKKWLTEEKRWVSVARAEQVNLVSIMNGGMQLQKEFFSHQDLRVHKSSSLSHILRFLASDLFPQMLQRYSNLNSQSSREFILNPKIPPFLWHRPRTVVSWMMDKMESAVQCLFSQVEVVGEGIFRAWSSSEDGSSHMHLVRFGSETSLPSCGCEDWRWKGPLQSSWTPRPWIPARTGMAQRS from the exons ATGTTTCCGTTAAAGATTATCAACATTTTCATCTGTGAATCGTTACAACAGGTCAATGACCGGATCTGCCAAGTCGAAGCGTCAACTTTTGTCAAATACGTTGTCTACTCAATGGATAAAGGTTTCACTGAAG ATTGGAAACCCCAAAGTAAAAACAAAGTGTACTGGGAATGGCTGAAGGGCAAAGACACTCCCTGCATCCCTTTCGACGGCGTTCCTTTTATGTTTATCGGACAGAAGGTTATGGGGTGCCATCGCGGCCGTGAGAAGGACAGCACAAAGAAGCAGCGTTACATTGAAGCCAGAGCGAAG GCAACCAAGGAAGAAATGGAAGcaaggaaaggaaagaaggggaagagagttCACTTGATTCAAACTAAGAAGTTGTCCTGCCCTGCCAAAGTAGCAGTCACTCGCATTGCCAAGTTTAATGGGTTCAAG CTGGATACGGATCGAGTGCGAGAGAAGAAGGCTAAGTCCATGGCCATCAGACAAGCGCTCCTGGTGGACCCAGCCTCAGTGGAGTGGAAGATCCTGTACTATGTAAGAGTGCCTAACATCTCGGACCACGTGGGCCACCCTATTGGAAAG GGGGCGGACGACGTGGACGACCGTGTGAGGGACTACATCCGCTCCATGGTGAAGCGGGGCGTGACCCGGGTGCAGGAGATGAAGGTCCACATGGTGAAGTACGTGAGGACAGAGCTGTTCAAGGACGGGGCTGCCCCTCCACACAGGAAGTACTTCCCCACCCAGAGGACCATCAGGGACATCATGACTCAAACTCGAACAGAGGAGAACTTCACCAAGATTGACCTTGCCAACCTTGTG tCTCTATCAAACAGCTGGAAAGAGGAGGCGCCCCAGACCAGCTACCTCTTCAGGACGCAGTCGGAGACCCAGAACATGTTGCTATGCTACCAGACCGAGTGGCAACGGGCGCTGCTGCATCTCTACGGCGGCGAGGTCTTCTTCCTGGACTCCGCCTACAAGCGGGCGCGCCTGCCCCTGCCGCTGTACCTCGTGTGCGTGCGCACCAACGCCAGCCTGGTGGCCGTGGGGATGTTCGTGGTGCAGTcccgcagcgccgaggcgctgAAGGACGCGCTGGGCGTGTTCAGGCAGTGGAATCCGGGATGGAGCCCTGCGTACTGCCTCACTGAGGACTGCCCTGTGGAgatggaggctgtggaggccgTCTTCTCTG GCTCTTTGGCGGTCTACAACGACTTCCTGAGGGAGAGGACGTGGACCCAGTGGCTGGGCAACCGAGCCCGTGGAGTCACAGACCAGGCCGAGGTGTTGGAGAAGATGAAAGCCATCGCTGGGGCACTGACCAAAGACGACCACAGGAGGGCGCTGTGGCACCTCCAGGAGAGCTCCATCTGGTCACAGAGACCTCTCTTCAGGAACTGGTTCTCTAAAAAGTGGCTGACAGAAGAGAAG AGGTGGGTGAGCGTGGCGCGGGCTGAGCAAGTGAACCTGGTGTCCATCATGAATGGAGGAATGCAGCTCCAGAAGGAGTTCTTCTCCCACCAGGACCTGCGAGTCCACAAGAGCAGCTCCCTCAGTCACATCCTGCGTTTCCTGGCCAGTGACCTCTTCCCTCAGATGCTCCAGAg ATACAGCAACCTCAACAGCCAGTCCTCCAGAGAGTTCATCCTCAATCCCAaaatccctcccttcctgtggCACCGGCCCAGAACGGTGGTTTCCTGGATGATGGACAAAATGGAGTCGGCCGTCCAGTGTCTGTTTTCGCAGGTGGAGGTTGTGGGCGAGGGGATCTTCAGGGCCTGGAGCAGCTCTGAGGACGGGTCGAGCCACATGCACCTGGTCCGATTCGGCTCAGAGACCAGCCTGCCGTCGTGCGGGTGTGAGGACTGG AGGTGGAAGGGGCCGTTGCAGAGCTCGTGGACCCCGCGTCCCTGGATCCCTGCCCGGACTGGGATGGCCCAGAGGTCATAG